The DNA segment GCAACCGGAGTACGTGGCCTTCTTACAGGTCTGGCAGACAGCAGGACTGCACATGGACGATCCTCCGAGAACAGGGTTGCAGATACCCCCCCACCCTATCAGGAGACCACCGATCGATGGGTTCAGAGGTACGGTGGGGCCATGGACAGCGCGTCGTACATCGCACTTGAGGAACGCTCCGGAGCCCACAACTACCACCCCCTTCCGGTGGTCGTCGCACAGGGGAACGGCGCGTGGGTCACCGACGTCGAGGGCCGCCGTTATCTGGACTTCCTCAGCGCCTACTCGGCCCTGAACTTCGGACACGGCCATCCGCGACTGCTGGAGGTCGCGCACCGGCAACTGGACCGGCTGACATTGACGTCAAGAGCCATCCATTCCGATCAACTCGGGCCGTTCTGCGCCGAGCTCACCGATCTCGTGGGGATGGACCGGGCGCTGCCCATGAACTCCGGGGCAGAAGCGGTGGAATCGGCCATCAAGACCGCACGGGCATGGGGCTACCGCCGCAAGGGGGTGCCCGACGGGGAGGCGGTGATCCTCGTGGCACACCAGAACTTCCACGGCCGGACGACCACGATCATCTCCTTCAGCGACGACCCCGTGGCCCGCAACGACTTCGGCCCGTACACCCCGGGCTTCCAGGTCATCGGCTTCGGGGACATCGACGCGCTGCGGGTCGCCTTGGCGAACCCGAACGTCGTGGCCTTCCTCGTCGAGCCGATCCAGGGGGAGGCGGGGATCATCGTGCCGCCCGAGGGGTACCTGCCGGCGGCGGCCGCGGCCTGCCGCGACGCCGACGTCTTGTTCATCGCCGACGAGATCCAATCAGGCCTCGGCCGCACCGGCCATACCCTGGCCTGCGACGCCGAAGGGGTCGTCCCGGACGTGCTGCTGCTGGGCAAGGCCCTTGGTGGGGGGATACTCCCGATCTCCGCAGTGGTGTCCCGCGACGACGTCCTCGGGGTCCTGCGACCCGGTGAGCACGGATCCACGTTCGGCGGGAACCCGCTGGCCCTGGCCATCGCGCGCGAAGTGATCGCGCTGCTGGCGACCGGGGAGTACCAGCAGCGCAGTGCCGAGCTCGGCGCCCACATGCTGCAGCGCCTGCGCGACGAGGCGCCGCCGACGGTACGCGAGGTGCGCGGCAAGGGCCTGTGGGCAGGCGTCGAGGTGCACGAGCAGTACGCGCCGGTGCGCCCGCGCTGTGAGGCGGCACTGGACGCCGGGGTCATCGTCAAGGACACGCACTCCACGACCCTGCGCCTGGCACCGCCCCTGACCATCTCCCGCGAGGACCTCGACCACGGCATCGATGTGGTCCTCAAGGTCCTCGGGTGAGTGTGCACGCTTTCACCGATGGGGCGTGTTCGGGCAATCCCGGCCCCGGCGGATGGGGCGTGGTTCTGCGCTGGAACGACCACGAGAAGGAGTTGTTCGGCGGCGAGTCCGAGACCACCAACAACCGCATGGAGCTGATGGCGGCGATCAGTGCACTGGAATCGCTGACCCGGCCCGCGGAGGTGGTCATCACCACGGACTCGACGTACGTCCTGAAAGGCATCACCGAGTGGCTGCCCAACTGGAAACGCCGCAACTGGCAGACCGCGTCCAAACAGCCGGTGAAGAACGTGGATCTCTGGCAGCGGCTCGATGAGGCCGTCTCCCGGCACACCGTGACGTGGGAATGGGTCAAGGGCCACAACGGCCACCCTGAGAACGAACGCGCCGACGAACTCGCCCGCCGGGGGATCGCCGACATCCGGCAAGGGTGAGCCTCGAGTGTCCGCCTGGTCGGGCGTGTTCGGTGGGGCTCGTGCAGTTGGGTGGGGCTCGTGCAGTTGGTTGAGGTCCGTCGCCGCCTAAGCGTCAACCATCTACCCGAACGCCATCCAACGCCGGCCCACTGATTCCGCGGGACGGCCCGGGCTAGGCCGCTCGATGGATCCGCGGCTCGCGTTCCTCGGTGAGCGCCCCGCGGGACTGCTCCAGGGTGAAGGTGCGTTCGGCGCGGCTGCGACCGATGAACGCCACGGCCCAGTGGCCCAGGGTCGAGATCTTCTCCTGGAAGCCCACGAGGTACAGGATGTGGATGAACAACCACGCGATCCACGCCAGGAACCCGCGCAGTTCCAACTTCCCGACGTTGGCCACCGCACGGAACCGGGAGATGGTCGCCATGCTGCCCTTGTCGAAGTACTCGAAGCGCTCCTTCTCGGGCTTGTCTTCCAGCCGGGCCCGGATCTTGGCGGCGCTGAACTTCGCACCCTGCATGGCCACCTGCGCCACGCCGGGCAGGTCATCGAGGGCGATCATGTCGCCGATCACGAAGACCTCGGGGTGACCGGGCAGGGTGAGGTCCGGCAGCACCTGCACCCGGCCGGCCCGGTCGAGCCCGGCGCCACTCTGCTCGGCCAGTTGCGCCCCGAGCGGCGAGGCCTGCACCCCGGCGGCCCAGATGACGCACCGCGAGTCGATGCGCTCCGCCTGACCGTCGCGGTAGGTGACCTGTACCCCGGCGCTGTCCACGGAGTCGACCATCCCCTGCAACCGCACGTCGATGCCCATGCGTTCCAGCTGTTCCTGGGCCTTCGCCGACTGCTTCGACCCGAAACCGGACAGCACGCCATCGCCACCCTCGACGAGAATGACGCGCGCCTGCCGCGGATCGATGCGCCGGAAGTCGCGCTTGATCGTGCGGCGGGACAATTCCACGATCTGCCCGGCGAGCTCCACACCCGTGGGGCCGGCACCGACCACCACGAACGTCAGCCAGCGAGCGGCGTCTGCGGGATCCTCCTGCAGCTCGGCCATCTCGAACGCCCCGTAGATCCGTGCCCGCAACTCCAGGGCGTCGTCGATGCTCTTGAGCCCGGGCGCGAAGGGCTCGAAGTCGTCGTGCCCGAAGTAGCCGGTACCCGCACCGGCGGCGACGATGAGCGAGTCGTACTCGGTGACGGTGCGCTGCGAGCCCACCGAGGACACGACCGTGCGCGTGGTCAGATCGATGTCCGTCACCTCGCCGAGCAGGACCTGGGTGTCCTTGTGCCGCTTCAGGACCTCGCGGGTGGCCGGGGCGATCTCGCCCTGCGACAGGATCCCGGTTGCCACCTGGTACAGCAACGGCTGGAAGGTGTGGTGGGACTCCCGGGAGATGAGGGTGACGTCCACGTCGGCCCGCTTGAGCCGCTTGGCCGCGAACAGTCCCCCGAAACCCGAACCGATGATCACTACACGATGCCTCATACCTTCACTGTTCCAGGCAGAGGCCGGGGCAAACCGTGATCCGTGGCACATTGGGGCGGTGAACATCGTGCTCATCGGCATGCGGGGGGTCGGGAAGACCAACATCGCCCGCCGGGTCGGCTTCCTGACCAAGCGGCCGGTCATGTCCACCGACGTGCTCGTGGAGTACGAGTCGGGCCTGCCCATCCCGGAGTTCGTCGAGCACCGCGGCTGGCCCGCGTTCCGGGACGCCGAGTACGAAGTGGTCCGCAAGTTGTCGCGCCTCGACGGGCTGATCATCGACGCCGGGGGCGGCATCCTCGTCGATCTCGATGACCAGGGCGAGGAGTGCTACAGCGAACGCAAGGCGGAGCTGCTGAAATCCGGTGGGACGGTCGTCTTCCTGGCCGGGGACATCGAACGCCTGGCCGCAAAGGTCGCCGGCGACCCGCGCCGGCCCACCCTGGACTCCCGGACATCGGCCGCGGCGCTGATGCGGGCGCGGCTGCCTCTCTACCAACGCGCTGCGGACTGGACCATCGACGTGGAGGGCCGCCAGCGCGGGGATATCGCTGCCGACATCGCCGCTGCCTGCACCTGAAATCCCGGTCACTCTTGGCTACGGTGGTGTGGTAATCGCTACTCCGAGGAGGGAAACCCGTGCCGGTTGCCGTCCCCATCGTTGCCGGTACCGCCATCCGAGGCGTGGCCGCGACCCTGATGATGCGACGCGTGCTGGAGCGACACCCGAACGCGTTCCTCATCACCCTGGCCAACTTCGGCGTCACCCTGCCCATGCACAAGTCCCAGGAGCACCTCACCCGGGACATCCAGCGGGGCCTGGAGAAGCAGGGCCGGGCGCCTGACTCACCCGTCGTGCTCGTCGGCCATTCCCAGGGGGCCGTAGCATCGCTGCGCTACGCGGTGGACCATCCGCACCAGGTGCTGCACGTCATCAGCGTTGGCGCTCCCTGGCAGGGATCGCTGAGCGCGAAGCGCGTCTCGCGGATCTTCCGGTGGACCCCCCGCGACATCACGCCGGCGCTGTCCGACATGGCGGAGGGATCGCCCTTCCTGGAGCAACTCCATGACGACCTGCCGGTCATCGCCGACCGGGTGACCAACATCTACAGCACGCATGAGTTGTTCATGAGTCCTTACACCGCGGCGCACATCGACATCCCGGGCGTCACCAACTACCTCATCTCCACCGCAGCCGAGTACAAACGCCACATGGCGGCCTACCCGGATCTGCCGCTGGACGGGCACATCGAGGGCCGAATCACGCACATCGGCGAGATGAACGCCCCGGAGGTGCGGGCGGTGATCTGGGCCAAGGTGCAGGAGATCACCGACGCCGTCCGCCGCGGCGACATCGGTGAGGGCCGGCCCGCTTAGTCCACCAGCCCCTGGTGACCCATCTTGCGTTGCGTGGCACTGCGCGCGGCGGCCACGATGACCCGGGCCAGCGCCGTCAGCAGCGTCAGGCCAACCACCATCTGCAGCATGACCGCGATCTGCCCCGCTTCACTGGTGGCCACGATGTCCCCGAAACCCACCGTGGCCAGGATGGTCATCGTGAAGTAGAGGGCGCTGACCTTCGTCAGCGGGACGTTGAAGTTGCCCGGGTCGCTGGCGCTGAGCGACAAGTAGGTCAAAGCGAATATCACGACCATGGCCGTGATCATCACCGAAAGCAGGACGAAGCCCGTGCGCATGGGGTGCGGCGATTGGTTGATGCGCACCAAGGCCCACACGGCGGCCGCGGAGTACACCAGCAGCACCACCACGATGGTGATGAGCACCGACCAGGGCCGGTCGTCGTCCTTGGGGGTGGGCACCAGCAGGTAGACGGCGATCATCGCCGCCACCACGGCC comes from the Micrococcales bacterium genome and includes:
- a CDS encoding alpha/beta hydrolase, with translation MLERHPNAFLITLANFGVTLPMHKSQEHLTRDIQRGLEKQGRAPDSPVVLVGHSQGAVASLRYAVDHPHQVLHVISVGAPWQGSLSAKRVSRIFRWTPRDITPALSDMAEGSPFLEQLHDDLPVIADRVTNIYSTHELFMSPYTAAHIDIPGVTNYLISTAAEYKRHMAAYPDLPLDGHIEGRITHIGEMNAPEVRAVIWAKVQEITDAVRRGDIGEGRPA
- the rnhA gene encoding ribonuclease HI; the encoded protein is MSVHAFTDGACSGNPGPGGWGVVLRWNDHEKELFGGESETTNNRMELMAAISALESLTRPAEVVITTDSTYVLKGITEWLPNWKRRNWQTASKQPVKNVDLWQRLDEAVSRHTVTWEWVKGHNGHPENERADELARRGIADIRQG
- a CDS encoding NAD(P)/FAD-dependent oxidoreductase, with translation MRHRVVIIGSGFGGLFAAKRLKRADVDVTLISRESHHTFQPLLYQVATGILSQGEIAPATREVLKRHKDTQVLLGEVTDIDLTTRTVVSSVGSQRTVTEYDSLIVAAGAGTGYFGHDDFEPFAPGLKSIDDALELRARIYGAFEMAELQEDPADAARWLTFVVVGAGPTGVELAGQIVELSRRTIKRDFRRIDPRQARVILVEGGDGVLSGFGSKQSAKAQEQLERMGIDVRLQGMVDSVDSAGVQVTYRDGQAERIDSRCVIWAAGVQASPLGAQLAEQSGAGLDRAGRVQVLPDLTLPGHPEVFVIGDMIALDDLPGVAQVAMQGAKFSAAKIRARLEDKPEKERFEYFDKGSMATISRFRAVANVGKLELRGFLAWIAWLFIHILYLVGFQEKISTLGHWAVAFIGRSRAERTFTLEQSRGALTEEREPRIHRAA
- a CDS encoding shikimate kinase, translated to MNIVLIGMRGVGKTNIARRVGFLTKRPVMSTDVLVEYESGLPIPEFVEHRGWPAFRDAEYEVVRKLSRLDGLIIDAGGGILVDLDDQGEECYSERKAELLKSGGTVVFLAGDIERLAAKVAGDPRRPTLDSRTSAAALMRARLPLYQRAADWTIDVEGRQRGDIAADIAAACT
- a CDS encoding two pore domain potassium channel family protein; translated protein: MTHPQQLSSTRHVVRMWVPGVMAGLAVVAAMIAVYLLVPTPKDDDRPWSVLITIVVVLLVYSAAAVWALVRINQSPHPMRTGFVLLSVMITAMVVIFALTYLSLSASDPGNFNVPLTKVSALYFTMTILATVGFGDIVATSEAGQIAVMLQMVVGLTLLTALARVIVAAARSATQRKMGHQGLVD
- the rocD gene encoding ornithine--oxo-acid transaminase, whose product is MDSASYIALEERSGAHNYHPLPVVVAQGNGAWVTDVEGRRYLDFLSAYSALNFGHGHPRLLEVAHRQLDRLTLTSRAIHSDQLGPFCAELTDLVGMDRALPMNSGAEAVESAIKTARAWGYRRKGVPDGEAVILVAHQNFHGRTTTIISFSDDPVARNDFGPYTPGFQVIGFGDIDALRVALANPNVVAFLVEPIQGEAGIIVPPEGYLPAAAAACRDADVLFIADEIQSGLGRTGHTLACDAEGVVPDVLLLGKALGGGILPISAVVSRDDVLGVLRPGEHGSTFGGNPLALAIAREVIALLATGEYQQRSAELGAHMLQRLRDEAPPTVREVRGKGLWAGVEVHEQYAPVRPRCEAALDAGVIVKDTHSTTLRLAPPLTISREDLDHGIDVVLKVLG